In Rhizobium sp. ZPR4, a genomic segment contains:
- a CDS encoding DUF1344 domain-containing protein yields MRFFVATLLATASLLAPVAGFAESADVEAVIKKVDTKNFNITLDDGKSYQVPEDFDFSGLQAGVKVVVFYTEVDGKRVVNDLDIVQ; encoded by the coding sequence ATGCGCTTCTTTGTAGCGACGCTTTTGGCCACGGCAAGCCTGCTTGCTCCTGTCGCGGGCTTTGCCGAAAGCGCGGATGTCGAGGCAGTCATCAAGAAGGTCGACACGAAGAATTTCAACATCACTCTGGATGATGGCAAGAGCTATCAGGTGCCCGAGGATTTCGATTTCAGCGGCTTGCAGGCCGGTGTGAAGGTCGTGGTCTTCTATACGGAAGTCGACGGCAAGCGCGTCGTCAACGACCTCGATATCGTCCAGTAA